A single region of the Bacteroides luhongzhouii genome encodes:
- a CDS encoding alcohol dehydrogenase, with protein MLAYTYIEHGKFELQEKARPEIKDSRDAIVRVTLGSICTSDLHIKHGSVPRAVPGITVGHEMVGVVEQVGPNVTSVKPGDRVTVNVETFCGECFFCKHGYVNNCTDPNGGWALGCRIDGGQAEYVRVPYADQGLNRIPDTVSDEQALFVGDVLATGFWAARISEITEEDTVLIIGAGPTGVCTLLCVMLKHPKRIIVCEKSPERIRFVCEHYPDVLVTEPENCKDFVIQNSDHGGADVVLEVAGSDDSFHLAWACARPNAVVTIVALYDQPQLLPLPDMYGKNLIFKTGGVDGCDCAEILNLIEEGEIDTTSLITHRFPLNEIEEAYRVFENKLDGVIKVAISGNK; from the coding sequence ATGCTTGCATACACATATATTGAACACGGAAAGTTTGAGTTGCAGGAGAAAGCGAGACCGGAAATAAAGGATTCACGGGATGCAATCGTACGTGTGACACTTGGTAGTATTTGTACGAGTGATCTTCATATTAAACATGGTAGTGTGCCGCGTGCTGTACCCGGAATAACTGTCGGGCATGAAATGGTAGGTGTGGTAGAACAAGTGGGACCTAATGTCACTTCGGTGAAGCCTGGTGACAGGGTGACTGTGAATGTTGAAACTTTCTGCGGTGAGTGTTTTTTCTGTAAGCATGGATATGTGAACAACTGTACTGATCCCAATGGTGGTTGGGCTTTAGGATGTCGAATTGACGGCGGACAGGCGGAGTATGTCAGAGTCCCTTATGCAGATCAAGGTTTGAACCGTATTCCTGATACTGTGAGTGATGAGCAAGCCTTGTTTGTTGGTGATGTGCTTGCGACAGGCTTTTGGGCAGCACGTATCTCGGAGATTACCGAGGAGGATACTGTTCTGATTATCGGTGCCGGACCTACCGGAGTTTGTACTTTGTTATGTGTGATGTTGAAGCACCCTAAACGTATTATTGTCTGTGAAAAGTCTCCTGAAAGAATTCGCTTTGTTTGCGAGCATTATCCTGATGTGTTAGTAACGGAGCCTGAAAACTGCAAGGATTTTGTGATTCAAAACAGTGACCATGGTGGCGCAGATGTTGTTTTGGAAGTAGCGGGGAGTGATGATTCTTTCCATTTGGCATGGGCTTGTGCTCGTCCTAATGCTGTTGTCACCATAGTAGCCCTCTATGACCAGCCGCAACTTCTTCCTTTACCTGATATGTATGGAAAGAATCTGATCTTTAAAACAGGGGGAGTGGATGGTTGTGATTGTGCCGAGATTCTCAACCTGATTGAGGAAGGGGAAATTGATACTACTTCTCTTATTACACATCGATTTCCGTTGAATGAGATTGAGGAGGCTTATCGTGTCTTTGAAAACAAGTTGGATGGGGTTATTAAAGTAGCTATATCAGGAAATAAATGA
- a CDS encoding BT4734/BF3469 family protein, whose amino-acid sequence MKITQFRKNEDTIALSVMDLDILVNKIKTEIKSRPVSTFREHLRYTLSDERCMFANKLPKIIPAAEFRKVNGQKQMKNYNGIVELTIGPLSNKSEIALVKQKACEQPQTRCVFMGSSGKTVKIWTTFTRPDNSLPKTREEAELFHAHAYRLAVKCYQPQIPFDILPKEPTLEQYSRLSYDPNIIYRPDSVQFYLSQPSSMPEETTFREAVQAEKSPLTRAVPGYDAENAFLMLFEAAFRKAYADLREAGLELRNDTWHPLVVQLAKNCFASGLPQEEVVKRTVFHFYMYKQEELIRQMIGNIYTECKGFGKNISLSKEQQLALQTEEFMKRRYEFRHNTQIGEVEYRERLSFRFRFNPLDKRALNSIALDAQMEGIPLWDRDISRYIYSNRVPVFNPLEDFLYRLPAWDGKDRIRALAATVPCKNPYWMDLFHRWFLNMVSHWKGSNKKYANSVSPLLVGPQGTRKSTFCRSIMPPSERSYYTDSIDFSRKKDAELYLNRFALINIDEFDQVSSTQQGFLKHILQKPVLNVKKPHGSAVLEMRRYASFIATSNQKDLLTDPSGSRRFICIEVTGVIDTNRPIDYEQLYAQAMYELEHGERYWFDQEEEKIMVENNREFEQVPPEEQLFFRYFRAAQPEEGEWLSPAEIMEDIQKGSSIPMSVKRVNSFGRILKKQEIPSKHTRSGTLYHVVRLITR is encoded by the coding sequence ATGAAAATTACTCAATTTCGTAAGAACGAAGATACGATAGCGCTTAGCGTAATGGATCTAGATATATTGGTAAATAAGATAAAGACAGAAATAAAATCCCGTCCTGTTTCTACATTCAGAGAGCATCTGCGATATACCCTTTCCGATGAACGGTGTATGTTTGCCAATAAACTGCCCAAGATAATTCCTGCCGCTGAATTCCGTAAAGTAAACGGCCAGAAACAGATGAAAAACTACAACGGTATTGTAGAACTGACCATTGGCCCTTTATCCAATAAGTCGGAAATAGCTTTGGTGAAACAAAAAGCTTGCGAGCAGCCGCAAACCCGTTGTGTTTTCATGGGTTCAAGTGGAAAAACGGTGAAAATATGGACTACCTTCACCCGACCGGACAACTCCCTTCCCAAAACACGGGAAGAAGCGGAACTATTCCACGCCCACGCCTATCGACTGGCCGTGAAATGTTATCAGCCCCAAATCCCGTTTGATATACTTCCCAAAGAACCGACCCTGGAACAATATTCGCGCTTATCCTACGACCCGAACATCATATATCGTCCGGATTCAGTCCAATTTTATCTCTCTCAACCATCATCCATGCCCGAAGAAACCACTTTCCGTGAAGCGGTTCAGGCGGAGAAATCTCCATTGACCCGTGCCGTACCGGGATATGATGCGGAAAATGCCTTCCTGATGCTTTTCGAAGCCGCTTTTCGGAAAGCTTATGCCGATCTCCGGGAAGCGGGACTCGAATTGCGCAATGACACATGGCATCCTTTAGTTGTCCAACTGGCTAAAAACTGTTTTGCTTCGGGACTTCCGCAAGAAGAAGTTGTGAAACGTACCGTTTTCCACTTCTATATGTATAAACAAGAAGAGCTTATCCGGCAAATGATTGGCAATATATATACCGAGTGCAAAGGCTTCGGCAAGAATATCAGCCTAAGCAAAGAGCAGCAACTCGCCTTGCAGACTGAAGAATTCATGAAACGCCGCTATGAATTCCGCCATAATACCCAAATTGGCGAGGTAGAATATCGTGAAAGGCTTTCTTTCCGTTTCCGCTTCAATCCTCTCGACAAACGTGCGTTGAACAGCATTGCTTTGGATGCACAAATGGAAGGTATTCCGTTGTGGGACAGGGATATTAGTCGTTATATTTACTCCAATCGCGTCCCTGTATTCAACCCGTTGGAAGATTTTCTCTACCGGCTTCCCGCATGGGACGGTAAAGACCGTATTCGTGCATTGGCAGCCACCGTCCCTTGTAAGAATCCGTATTGGATGGATTTGTTCCACCGTTGGTTCCTCAATATGGTTTCTCATTGGAAAGGAAGCAATAAAAAGTATGCAAACAGTGTTTCGCCCTTACTTGTCGGACCGCAAGGAACACGTAAATCCACCTTTTGCCGGAGCATAATGCCGCCTTCTGAGCGTTCCTACTATACCGACAGTATTGATTTCTCCCGAAAGAAAGATGCCGAACTTTACCTTAATCGTTTTGCGCTTATCAATATCGATGAATTTGACCAGGTGAGTTCGACACAACAAGGCTTTCTGAAACATATTCTGCAAAAGCCTGTATTGAATGTGAAGAAACCTCATGGCAGTGCCGTGCTTGAAATGCGCCGTTATGCCTCATTCATAGCCACAAGTAATCAGAAAGACTTGTTGACCGACCCTTCCGGCAGCCGTCGTTTTATTTGCATCGAAGTGACCGGAGTGATTGATACCAACCGTCCGATAGACTATGAGCAGCTTTATGCACAAGCTATGTATGAACTGGAACATGGCGAACGTTACTGGTTCGATCAGGAGGAAGAAAAGATCATGGTGGAAAACAACCGTGAATTTGAACAAGTCCCGCCGGAAGAGCAACTTTTCTTCCGTTATTTCCGTGCCGCACAGCCTGAAGAAGGGGAGTGGCTGTCTCCAGCGGAGATTATGGAAGATATTCAAAAAGGCAGTTCAATCCCGATGTCTGTCAAGAGGGTTAATTCCTTCGGAAGAATACTGAAAAAGCAAGAAATACCTTCCAAACATACGCGTAGCGGTACTCTTTATCATGTCGTAAGACTAATAACCAGGTGA
- a CDS encoding DUF6078 family protein — protein MKEESDSPSVPYNFSRCFNDQCPQALKCLRYVAAQSETADYLYISIVNPARYPADGNQCECFKTTVKVHVAWGLKQLLNRIPYEDAVSIRIQMVGHYGKTGYYRFYRGERGLMPKDQAYIRQLFRNKGIKEEPTYQRYTEEYIW, from the coding sequence ATGAAAGAAGAATCCGACAGCCCGTCTGTCCCCTACAATTTCTCTCGTTGTTTCAACGACCAATGCCCACAAGCCTTGAAATGCTTACGCTACGTAGCTGCACAAAGTGAAACAGCCGATTACCTTTATATCTCCATCGTTAATCCGGCACGTTATCCTGCAGATGGGAATCAGTGCGAATGTTTCAAAACTACAGTAAAAGTCCATGTGGCATGGGGACTTAAGCAGTTGCTTAACAGAATTCCCTATGAGGATGCGGTCAGTATCAGAATACAAATGGTCGGACACTATGGAAAAACGGGATATTATCGATTCTATCGCGGAGAACGGGGGCTTATGCCTAAAGACCAAGCCTACATCAGACAACTATTCCGTAATAAAGGGATAAAAGAAGAACCAACTTACCAACGTTACACAGAAGAATATATTTGGTAA
- a CDS encoding low molecular weight phosphatase family protein, which yields MKNILIVSNSDTCRSRMAQEILNSFGRGMKISTAGVLVGNSVPDVVCQVMEQNGYDFSRRKPCDVATYAQQTWDYVITLCPEAEEVQKEMQGVVRKYVSFDFADPFRGGIHAEDEQEERVVALYNAMHKELYEFFRSELMEKLLPRCSCGANTYCRCE from the coding sequence ATGAAGAATATACTGATAGTGAGCAATAGTGATACGTGCCGCAGTCGTATGGCGCAGGAAATTTTAAACTCGTTCGGTAGAGGGATGAAGATTAGTACTGCCGGTGTTTTGGTTGGAAATTCTGTCCCGGATGTTGTTTGCCAGGTGATGGAACAGAATGGATATGACTTTTCACGTAGAAAGCCTTGTGATGTTGCGACGTATGCCCAACAGACATGGGATTATGTCATTACCCTTTGCCCGGAAGCGGAAGAAGTGCAAAAGGAAATGCAGGGGGTAGTGAGAAAATATGTTTCTTTTGATTTTGCAGATCCTTTTCGGGGAGGTATTCATGCCGAAGATGAACAGGAAGAACGGGTGGTGGCACTATATAACGCTATGCATAAAGAACTGTACGAGTTTTTTCGGAGTGAATTAATGGAGAAACTCTTGCCTCGCTGTTCTTGTGGGGCGAATACATATTGTAGGTGCGAGTAG
- the mcrC gene encoding 5-methylcytosine-specific restriction endonuclease system specificity protein McrC has protein sequence MTIDKGILIRNIYYMLTYAFQELKQNNYEEIAGEKFDEIHDLFSEILVRGISYQLKQGLHKEYISCHGSLSTLKGKLDINGTINNLMRKQQKIDCEYDELSENNKFNQILKTTVQFLLKHPNVKSDRKASLKRLMLFFRNVEVIDILTINWTTMRFDRNCKTYQMLLYVCYFILDGMLMTTERGTYKMRDFSDEHMCRLYEKFVLEYYRKHYPELKAKATQIDWNIDKEQSTSSILPIMRTDITLTFKERTLIIDTKYYSKSMQCQFDKRTIHSNNLYQIHSYVMNYDVNHTGNVDGMLLYVKTEEDITPDGQTTFRDGNIIYYRTLDLNQDFENIKKQLDVFLEHSL, from the coding sequence ATGACAATAGACAAAGGTATACTCATTCGCAATATCTATTATATGTTGACTTATGCTTTTCAAGAGCTTAAGCAGAACAACTATGAAGAAATAGCAGGTGAAAAATTTGACGAGATTCATGATTTATTTTCTGAAATACTTGTTCGTGGTATTTCGTATCAACTTAAGCAGGGGTTACATAAAGAATATATTTCTTGTCATGGCTCATTATCTACGTTGAAGGGTAAGCTTGATATAAATGGTACTATCAATAATTTGATGCGAAAACAACAGAAAATAGATTGTGAGTATGATGAATTATCGGAGAATAACAAGTTTAATCAGATATTAAAGACGACTGTTCAATTCTTGCTGAAACATCCGAATGTCAAATCGGACAGAAAAGCTTCGTTGAAGCGTCTTATGCTTTTCTTTAGAAATGTAGAAGTTATTGACATCTTGACGATAAACTGGACTACTATGCGCTTTGATAGAAATTGCAAGACTTATCAAATGCTTCTATATGTTTGTTATTTCATTCTCGACGGTATGTTGATGACTACGGAAAGGGGTACGTATAAAATGAGGGATTTCTCCGATGAGCATATGTGCAGGCTTTATGAGAAGTTTGTTTTGGAGTATTATAGAAAGCATTATCCGGAATTAAAAGCAAAGGCTACCCAAATAGACTGGAATATTGATAAAGAACAGTCTACTTCCAGTATTCTTCCTATAATGCGGACGGATATAACGCTGACATTTAAAGAGAGAACATTGATTATTGATACCAAATATTATAGTAAATCAATGCAATGCCAATTTGACAAGAGAACTATTCATTCTAATAACCTGTATCAGATCCATTCTTATGTAATGAATTATGATGTTAATCATACTGGGAACGTGGATGGAATGTTACTGTATGTCAAGACAGAAGAAGATATAACACCTGATGGGCAGACGACATTTAGGGATGGGAATATCATATATTACCGGACACTTGATCTGAATCAGGATTTTGAGAATATTAAAAAACAGTTGGATGTATTTCTAGAACATAGTCTGTAG
- a CDS encoding AAA family ATPase, translating into MIDRRQIYQDFQAAFPKEHLVEMTLTQYTNLERQNSFCYWVESKTYDLGSIWGGSSYKFGIYEYRNKPNKNDSRIVSNDKYAWYNKYDKQTADEAFAIVRSTIFKIAEHAGKGELEAIEKIDELGDAYKWKIAFLYSDETLIPVYKRDMLVKLASYFGMSVTNKTKISDLQRFLIEQKGEKDLFDFYEELLNIVNELDSSNMEHKIWLYAPGENASKWDVCLSQNIMCIGWDDMGNLLEYSSKKEMATKLQDIYGKPGSSFKNDSLALWEFAYEMQVGDIVIVKKGQNQIIGRGIVKSDYTFDDSFSDFKHVRKMQWTNVGEWETVGKNVQKTLTDITKQPDYVKSLEKLFEDKSQKQYWWLVASPKIWSFSKALVGEIQDYTLYNDSGNQRRVFQNFIDAKEGDIVIGYEATPVKQVVAIAEIAKSADGQKIYFKKTESLLNPVDYSVIKDIPELSGMEFLKNKNGSFFKLTKDEYNILMKLIRGGNPMHNPQYSETNFLDNVFIKSEEYNKLRSLLLAKKNIILQGAPGVGKTYSAKRLAYSIIGEEDRTKIEFIQFHQNYSYEDFVMGYKPKEDGGFELRRGVFYNFCQKAQRDPDEKYFFIIDEINRGNMSKIFGELLMLIENDYRGEKHQIRLAYNDEYFSVPENLYIIGLMNTADRSLAMIDYALRRRFSFFDMVPGFDSDGFKKYQENLDCDAFNRVIDAIKALNVEIAKDDSLGKGFCIGHSYFCNQESIDNMWLGNVIEYDIAPMLREYWFDNDKKFKEETDKLLSLIK; encoded by the coding sequence ATGATTGACAGAAGACAGATATATCAAGATTTTCAAGCTGCTTTTCCGAAAGAGCATCTTGTAGAAATGACACTTACACAATATACAAATCTCGAAAGACAGAATTCGTTTTGTTATTGGGTTGAATCTAAAACATATGATTTAGGTTCTATTTGGGGTGGCTCTTCTTATAAGTTTGGTATTTATGAATATAGAAACAAACCCAATAAGAATGATTCTCGTATTGTTAGCAATGATAAGTATGCTTGGTATAACAAATATGATAAACAGACTGCTGATGAAGCTTTTGCTATTGTCAGAAGCACTATATTTAAAATAGCAGAACATGCAGGCAAAGGTGAATTGGAAGCAATAGAGAAAATAGATGAGTTAGGCGATGCTTACAAATGGAAAATAGCATTCTTATATTCAGATGAGACTCTAATACCAGTATATAAGCGTGATATGTTGGTTAAGTTGGCTAGTTATTTTGGAATGTCTGTCACAAATAAAACTAAAATTTCTGATTTGCAAAGGTTCCTGATAGAACAGAAAGGCGAAAAAGACCTTTTCGATTTTTATGAGGAGTTACTAAATATTGTAAATGAATTAGATAGTTCAAATATGGAACATAAGATTTGGTTATACGCTCCGGGAGAAAATGCATCTAAGTGGGATGTGTGTTTATCTCAAAACATAATGTGTATTGGTTGGGATGATATGGGTAACCTTTTGGAATACTCTTCTAAGAAAGAAATGGCAACTAAATTGCAGGATATATATGGCAAGCCGGGATCCTCGTTTAAAAATGATAGTTTGGCATTATGGGAGTTTGCTTATGAGATGCAAGTGGGTGATATTGTTATAGTCAAAAAGGGACAGAATCAAATAATAGGGCGTGGTATTGTGAAAAGTGACTATACTTTTGATGATTCTTTCTCTGATTTTAAGCATGTTCGTAAAATGCAATGGACGAATGTCGGAGAATGGGAGACAGTAGGTAAGAATGTCCAAAAAACTTTGACCGATATAACCAAGCAGCCGGATTATGTGAAATCTTTGGAGAAGCTGTTTGAGGATAAATCGCAAAAGCAATATTGGTGGCTTGTGGCTAGTCCTAAAATATGGAGCTTTTCGAAAGCTCTGGTTGGGGAAATACAAGACTATACTCTTTATAATGATAGTGGAAACCAACGAAGGGTATTCCAAAATTTTATTGATGCAAAAGAAGGAGACATCGTTATTGGCTATGAAGCTACTCCTGTTAAACAGGTGGTAGCTATTGCAGAAATAGCCAAATCTGCCGATGGACAAAAAATATATTTCAAAAAGACTGAAAGCTTATTGAATCCTGTTGATTATTCAGTTATAAAGGATATACCGGAATTAAGTGGTATGGAATTCCTGAAGAATAAGAACGGCTCGTTTTTCAAACTGACAAAAGACGAGTATAACATATTGATGAAATTAATACGTGGCGGAAATCCTATGCATAATCCTCAATATTCCGAAACAAATTTTTTGGATAATGTATTTATAAAATCAGAAGAGTATAATAAGTTGAGAAGCCTATTGTTGGCAAAGAAAAATATCATATTACAAGGCGCTCCGGGTGTTGGTAAAACGTATTCGGCAAAACGCTTAGCTTATTCTATTATAGGAGAAGAAGATAGAACTAAAATAGAGTTCATTCAATTTCATCAGAATTATTCCTATGAAGATTTTGTGATGGGGTATAAGCCAAAAGAAGATGGTGGTTTTGAGCTTAGACGAGGGGTATTCTATAATTTTTGCCAGAAAGCCCAAAGAGATCCGGATGAGAAGTATTTCTTTATTATTGATGAAATTAATAGAGGAAATATGAGTAAGATTTTTGGTGAGTTACTGATGCTTATTGAAAACGATTATCGGGGCGAAAAACATCAAATCCGTCTTGCATATAATGATGAGTATTTTTCTGTCCCGGAGAATCTTTATATCATAGGTCTGATGAATACGGCAGACCGTAGCCTAGCTATGATTGACTACGCATTACGTCGTCGGTTCAGTTTCTTTGACATGGTGCCGGGATTTGATTCGGATGGTTTCAAAAAGTATCAGGAGAATCTTGATTGTGACGCCTTTAATAGGGTGATTGATGCCATCAAAGCTCTGAATGTTGAGATTGCTAAAGATGATTCACTGGGAAAAGGTTTTTGTATCGGTCATAGTTATTTCTGTAATCAGGAATCTATTGATAATATGTGGCTTGGAAATGTGATTGAATATGATATTGCCCCTATGTTACGCGAATATTGGTTTGACAATGATAAGAAATTCAAAGAAGAAACAGACAAATTATTGAGCCTGATAAAATGA